In Fodinibius saliphilus, a genomic segment contains:
- a CDS encoding DUF429 domain-containing protein, with protein sequence MKTLGIDGCRAGWIAISLDEEHAGYWLLESDQELKEFLEKFDRTFIDVPIGLSASDYVRKCDDKLRDVLGPDYQASVFNPPIRPALHAPTYAEASMTSYEETGKKISIQAWNITPNIRTVDQFLQNSEDLRDKVFESHPELLFRILNGDNSILQKKATKKGLRHRLKLLKDRSKFADDFFRDIKEEYRRNQVDEDDIVDAMALALFALKSTEKEMKTLPDNPPKDETGLPMAIYYV encoded by the coding sequence GTGAAAACATTAGGAATTGACGGCTGTCGGGCTGGTTGGATAGCAATAAGTTTGGATGAGGAACATGCAGGCTATTGGCTACTAGAGTCGGACCAGGAACTTAAGGAGTTTTTAGAAAAATTTGATCGCACTTTTATTGATGTGCCCATTGGCCTATCAGCATCTGATTATGTACGAAAGTGTGATGATAAACTCCGGGATGTTTTGGGCCCTGATTACCAGGCCAGTGTTTTTAACCCGCCCATACGTCCGGCTTTGCATGCGCCCACTTATGCCGAGGCATCTATGACCAGCTATGAAGAAACGGGAAAGAAAATATCGATTCAGGCCTGGAATATTACGCCGAATATTCGAACGGTAGATCAGTTTCTGCAAAATAGTGAAGATTTAAGAGATAAAGTTTTTGAAAGTCATCCCGAGCTTCTTTTTCGGATCTTAAATGGAGACAATTCTATACTCCAGAAAAAAGCTACAAAGAAGGGACTTCGCCATCGTCTTAAGCTGTTGAAAGATCGCAGCAAGTTTGCAGATGACTTTTTTCGGGATATCAAAGAAGAGTACCGGCGTAACCAAGTTGATGAAGATGATATCGTTGATGCTATGGCATTGGCCTTGTTTGCCCTAAAATCAACTGAGAAGGAGATGAAAACATTGCCTGATAATCCTCCGAAAGATGAAACAGGACTGCCAATGGCAATATATTACGTTTAA
- the aspS gene encoding aspartate--tRNA ligase, producing the protein MTWKRSHHCSELTTENTGEEVILNGWVATRRDLGGVIFIDLRDRNGITQIVFYETDENLHQKAEQLRSEYVIGIKGVVEKRGEENINEELTTGGVEIRVTDLKIYSEAETTPFEIKEDIATNEETRLKYRYLDLRRPDIQENMKLRSDFYQSTRAYFHNNEFLEVETPVLMKSTPEGARDYLVPSRVNPGRFFALPQSPQTYKQLLMVSGFDRYFQIVKCFRDEDLRADRQPEFTQIDVEMSFVDEDDVMEMTEGLMKKLLKDTIDEEVSAPFSRMTYKEAIETYGTDKPDTRFGLEFADFSELVEDSEFKIFSSTVEKGGAVLGITVPGQGDMGRGAIDRLTERVQHETGAAGLIYIKLNEDDGVKCSVGKFLEEKTVDAMVETAEAEMGDLVLILAGPAPEVHKQLGQLRLMMAEEYNLINEDAYEFLWVTDFPLVEYSKEDHRYHALHHPFTSPHPDDLETLNDNPDDVRSRAYDLVLNGYEIGGGSIRIHDRELQTKMFDLLGIDKEEAEKRFGFLLEAFKYGAPPHGGIAFGVDRIVMILTGGTSLRDVIAFPKNQKAQSLMDSSPDYVDQEQLDDLHITLKEYAKEEQQEQH; encoded by the coding sequence ATGACCTGGAAACGAAGTCATCATTGTTCTGAACTTACAACTGAAAATACAGGCGAAGAAGTCATACTCAATGGATGGGTAGCCACTCGGCGCGATCTGGGTGGGGTGATTTTCATTGATCTCCGAGATCGAAATGGAATCACGCAGATTGTTTTTTATGAAACAGATGAAAACCTGCATCAAAAAGCCGAACAGCTTCGAAGCGAGTACGTAATTGGTATTAAAGGTGTTGTTGAGAAACGAGGTGAAGAGAATATTAATGAGGAACTTACTACCGGCGGTGTGGAGATTCGTGTGACGGATCTTAAGATTTACTCAGAGGCAGAAACAACACCTTTTGAAATAAAAGAAGATATTGCTACAAATGAGGAGACTCGTCTTAAATATCGGTATCTAGATCTACGACGTCCTGATATTCAAGAAAATATGAAGTTACGGTCTGATTTTTATCAGTCTACTCGGGCGTACTTTCATAACAATGAATTCTTAGAGGTTGAAACGCCTGTACTTATGAAGAGTACCCCTGAAGGAGCTCGCGATTACTTGGTCCCCAGTAGGGTGAATCCAGGTAGGTTTTTTGCACTACCCCAGAGTCCGCAGACCTACAAACAGTTGCTAATGGTTTCAGGTTTTGATCGTTATTTTCAGATTGTAAAGTGCTTTAGGGACGAAGATCTGCGCGCAGATCGTCAACCTGAGTTTACACAAATCGATGTTGAGATGTCGTTTGTGGATGAGGATGACGTCATGGAGATGACGGAAGGGCTGATGAAAAAGTTACTGAAAGATACGATTGATGAAGAGGTGTCTGCCCCTTTTAGTCGCATGACCTATAAAGAGGCAATTGAAACCTATGGTACCGATAAACCGGACACGAGATTTGGGTTAGAATTTGCTGATTTTTCTGAGCTGGTTGAGGATTCTGAGTTTAAGATATTTTCAAGTACTGTCGAAAAAGGTGGTGCGGTACTCGGTATCACGGTTCCCGGACAAGGCGATATGGGACGTGGTGCAATCGATCGCTTAACCGAACGGGTACAGCATGAAACAGGTGCTGCAGGACTCATTTATATTAAGTTAAATGAAGACGACGGAGTAAAGTGCAGTGTAGGTAAGTTTCTTGAAGAAAAAACTGTTGATGCAATGGTCGAGACTGCTGAGGCAGAAATGGGAGATCTCGTATTGATCTTAGCAGGTCCTGCCCCTGAAGTCCACAAGCAATTAGGCCAGCTTCGTTTAATGATGGCCGAAGAGTATAATCTTATTAATGAGGATGCATATGAATTTCTGTGGGTCACTGATTTCCCGCTGGTTGAATACAGCAAAGAGGATCATCGCTATCATGCATTGCACCATCCGTTTACATCACCTCACCCTGACGATTTAGAAACGCTGAATGATAATCCTGATGATGTACGTTCTCGAGCATACGATTTAGTACTTAATGGGTATGAAATTGGTGGAGGTTCAATCCGCATACATGATCGGGAACTACAAACTAAAATGTTTGATTTATTAGGTATTGATAAAGAAGAAGCTGAGAAGAGGTTTGGCTTTTTGCTTGAAGCATTTAAGTATGGCGCACCCCCTCATGGTGGTATTGCATTCGGGGTAGATCGCATTGTTATGATCTTAACGGGCGGAACAAGCCTTCGGGATGTTATCGCTTTTCCCAAAAATCAGAAAGCTCAGAGCTTGATGGATAGTAGCCCTGATTATGTAGATCAAGAACAACTGGATGATTTGCATATTACTCTAAAAGAGTACGCGAAAGAGGAACAGCAAGAACAACACTAA
- a CDS encoding superoxide dismutase has translation MAYELPDLPYDYDALAPHIDEQTMRIHHGKHHQGYTNKVNAALEGHEFAELPIEEVLQRITEVPENIRQAVINNGGGYANHKLFWTILSPNGGGEPTGDIAGAINEEFGDFASFKEAFNNAATGQFGSGWGWLCVKKDSSLEVLSTANQNSPYMNGLTPILGVDVWEHAYYLNYQNERGTYVNNFWNLVNWDQVNEYYNDAR, from the coding sequence ATGGCTTACGAATTACCTGACCTACCGTACGATTACGATGCATTGGCACCGCATATTGATGAACAAACCATGAGAATTCATCATGGTAAACACCACCAAGGATATACAAATAAGGTAAATGCTGCTCTTGAAGGGCATGAATTTGCTGAATTGCCTATTGAAGAAGTCTTACAGCGTATTACTGAAGTACCTGAAAATATTCGTCAGGCAGTAATCAACAATGGCGGTGGTTATGCGAACCACAAATTATTTTGGACTATTCTTTCTCCTAATGGTGGCGGTGAACCAACCGGTGATATTGCAGGAGCAATTAATGAAGAGTTCGGTGATTTTGCTTCATTCAAAGAAGCGTTTAATAATGCCGCAACAGGACAGTTTGGTTCTGGATGGGGTTGGTTGTGCGTTAAGAAGGATAGCAGCTTAGAAGTGCTTTCTACTGCGAACCAAAATAGCCCGTATATGAATGGCTTAACACCAATCCTCGGTGTTGATGTTTGGGAACACGCCTATTATCTAAATTATCAGAACGAGCGTGGAACTTATGTTAATAACTTCTGGAACTTGGTCAACTGGGATCAAGTGAATGAATATTATAATGATGCTCGATAA
- the sthA gene encoding Si-specific NAD(P)(+) transhydrogenase, protein MSQDYDVIIIGSGPAGFSCAMQSSKFDKKALVVEAHKEYLGGTWINTGTVPSKALREAAKTILEFNNQFGDHENKKPYERFRMADLLQYKQEILEKENRKVKNDLIKNKIDVARGSGRLVDEHTVEVETHFGSTEKYTADYILVCTGSNPVEPKEFEIDHKKVLDYRSILELTHIPRRLTVIGSGVNAIEYATTFAALGTRVTILNDREEYLTFLDHEIKEHIEHHFDEKGINIKNDVAIQEVAFNSLRNHTEVKFNKKSGDQRLQVIETEHVLFLGGRQPNTNGLNLEAVQVETDNNDFITTDDSFKTNVDSIYAAGDVIGFPRLASASFSQGRLAACNMFGIPALKVPDQIPYGIYAIPEISNIGLTEEQAKEMDINVSVGRAYFKNIAKADMTNHTDGILKLVFNSNNFKLLGVHIFGDEAANLIHLGQSVMANDGDIRYFINHVMNYPTLSEAYRIAAFNGVNRVYKAGVKYKNILENKDNN, encoded by the coding sequence ATGAGCCAAGATTACGACGTTATTATTATTGGATCCGGCCCAGCCGGCTTTTCATGTGCTATGCAAAGTTCAAAGTTTGATAAAAAAGCCCTGGTGGTTGAAGCACATAAAGAATATCTCGGGGGAACCTGGATTAATACTGGCACCGTGCCTAGCAAAGCTCTTCGTGAAGCAGCTAAAACAATTCTGGAATTTAACAATCAATTTGGAGATCACGAGAATAAGAAGCCTTATGAACGCTTCCGCATGGCAGACCTGCTGCAATACAAACAGGAGATTCTGGAAAAGGAAAACCGCAAGGTCAAAAACGACCTAATCAAGAACAAAATTGATGTAGCAAGAGGATCAGGGAGACTTGTAGATGAACACACTGTAGAAGTAGAAACCCATTTTGGATCTACCGAAAAATATACTGCCGATTATATCCTAGTTTGCACTGGCAGTAATCCGGTAGAACCCAAGGAGTTTGAGATTGACCACAAGAAAGTTCTAGATTACAGATCAATTCTCGAACTAACACATATACCGCGACGACTAACGGTTATAGGTTCAGGGGTTAATGCAATTGAATATGCAACTACTTTTGCTGCCTTGGGTACTCGTGTAACAATACTTAACGACCGCGAAGAATATCTCACTTTTCTGGATCATGAAATAAAAGAACATATTGAACATCATTTTGATGAGAAAGGAATCAATATTAAAAATGATGTTGCTATACAAGAGGTAGCATTTAACTCACTGCGAAACCATACTGAAGTAAAATTCAATAAAAAATCCGGCGATCAGCGATTGCAGGTCATTGAAACCGAACACGTGCTTTTTCTCGGTGGAAGGCAACCTAACACTAACGGGCTTAACCTGGAAGCGGTACAAGTAGAAACCGATAACAATGATTTCATCACCACTGATGATTCGTTTAAAACCAATGTTGATAGTATTTATGCTGCTGGTGATGTGATAGGCTTTCCTCGTCTTGCCTCTGCTTCCTTCTCACAGGGGCGCCTTGCCGCATGTAATATGTTTGGGATTCCAGCTCTTAAAGTGCCTGACCAAATTCCATACGGTATCTATGCAATTCCTGAAATCTCAAATATTGGCCTTACCGAAGAGCAGGCAAAAGAGATGGATATTAATGTATCAGTGGGTCGCGCCTATTTTAAAAACATTGCCAAAGCTGATATGACAAACCATACCGATGGGATTCTCAAACTTGTTTTTAACAGCAATAATTTCAAGCTGCTGGGAGTTCATATTTTTGGTGATGAGGCCGCAAACCTTATTCACTTGGGCCAATCGGTTATGGCAAACGATGGGGATATCCGATACTTCATAAATCACGTCATGAACTATCCTACATTAAGTGAGGCCTACCGTATTGCAGCATTTAATGGAGTAAACCGGGTATATAAAGCCGGCGTAAAATATAAAAACATCCTTGAAAATAAGGACAATAACTAA